One window of the Methylocystis parvus OBBP genome contains the following:
- a CDS encoding cytochrome b has product MTTTHGFLRDYSPPAQLFHWGSALLVLFAWALGSFGDDLPKGSIRNLGEFVHVSAGQLILILLLARLAWRAISPPPPPETTPLGKWADRGGVAMHYVLYALLVAAPVAGVVTLFANGESLPLFGLGEIPSPWLKDKAFAHDVKEIHETLANALIILALAHAGAALAHHFYFHDRTLKRMLPNIFDANV; this is encoded by the coding sequence ATGACGACGACGCATGGCTTTCTGCGGGACTATTCTCCGCCGGCGCAGCTTTTCCACTGGGGCTCCGCGCTGCTTGTCCTCTTCGCTTGGGCCTTGGGCTCGTTTGGCGACGATCTTCCCAAAGGCTCTATTCGCAATCTTGGCGAGTTCGTGCATGTGTCGGCCGGGCAACTCATTTTGATCCTACTTCTCGCGCGTCTCGCTTGGCGTGCGATCTCGCCGCCGCCGCCGCCGGAGACCACGCCTCTGGGAAAATGGGCGGATCGCGGCGGCGTCGCCATGCACTATGTTCTTTACGCGCTGCTTGTGGCGGCGCCGGTCGCCGGCGTCGTGACCCTGTTCGCCAACGGAGAGAGCCTGCCGCTATTTGGTCTGGGCGAAATCCCGTCGCCCTGGCTCAAGGACAAGGCCTTCGCGCATGACGTGAAGGAAATACACGAGACGTTGGCGAATGCGTTGATCATACTGGCGCTCGCACACGCCGGGGCAGCTCTTGCGCATCACTTTTATTTTCACGACAGAACCCTGAAGCGGATGTTGCCCAATATCTTCGATGCGAATGTGTGA
- a CDS encoding VIT1/CCC1 transporter family protein, translated as MTRLRIHDERHLISRIGWLRAAVLGANDGIVSTASLILGVAAASSPQKDILIAGVAGLVAGAMSMAAGEYVSVSSQADTERADFAREKEELSNNRGPELEELAQIYIARGIDPELSREVAEQLMAKDSLAAHMRDELGLSDVSKARPVQAAFASAAAFAIGALMPLLMVVVSPADMLVPIVSGTSLGFLALLGAIGGKAGGAGILRATTRVTFWGAIAMVLTAGVGNLFGAVI; from the coding sequence ATGACGCGACTCCGCATACACGATGAACGCCACCTCATCTCCCGCATCGGATGGCTGAGAGCGGCGGTTCTGGGCGCCAATGACGGCATCGTCTCGACCGCAAGCCTCATTTTGGGCGTCGCGGCGGCGTCCTCTCCACAGAAGGATATCTTGATCGCCGGCGTCGCGGGCCTCGTGGCGGGCGCGATGTCCATGGCTGCCGGAGAATATGTGTCGGTGAGTTCGCAGGCCGATACCGAGCGGGCAGACTTTGCGCGCGAGAAAGAGGAGTTGAGCAATAATAGGGGGCCTGAACTGGAAGAGCTCGCGCAGATTTATATTGCGCGCGGGATTGACCCCGAACTTTCCCGAGAGGTCGCTGAGCAACTGATGGCGAAGGATTCACTGGCCGCTCACATGCGTGACGAGCTCGGCCTGTCCGATGTCAGCAAAGCCCGTCCGGTGCAAGCAGCCTTTGCTTCGGCAGCGGCTTTCGCGATCGGCGCCCTGATGCCGTTGCTCATGGTCGTCGTGTCGCCCGCTGACATGCTCGTCCCCATCGTTTCGGGAACGTCTCTCGGCTTTCTCGCGCTGCTCGGCGCGATCGGCGGGAAAGCAGGAGGGGCAGGCATTTTACGCGCCACTACGCGCGTGACGTTCTGGGGCGCCATCGCTATGGTCCTGACTGCCGGCGTAGGTAACCTATTCGGCGCCGTCATTTAG
- a CDS encoding chemotaxis protein CheB — protein sequence MLKRWSHRKHVSKEAKSLPKKPITSERQKPRRSGDFLVVGIGASAGGLDACKNFLDNLPASDRLALILIQHLDPTHESMMVDLLSSHTSMPVVQATDHMPIEANHLYVIPPGKYLSVIEGGLRLSQPLAPHGARLPFDYLLLSLATNFDSRAVCVVLSGTGADGALGLKAIKEHRGHVIVQDPKEAGFDGMPRSAIMTGDVDLVLPAAKIGEALVAYELALANPIKEARASPANPDILLQIVELLRTKTAHDFTLYKPGTLERRIIRRMGMSAGKAVEMTQYLDLLRRDAGELDLLAKDLLIHVTSFFRDPRTFALLAEKIVPEIVRNHAPDRNIRIWIAGCSTGEETYSLAMLFLERIAAESRSLKLQIFASDVDPDAVASAREGIYPETIEKDVSTERLSRFFTREDHCYRVTPELRSIVVFTVQDLLADPPFSRLDLVSCRNLLIYLRPEAQEKVIALLHFSLREGGVVLLGAAETIGSVDGRFEPISKANRIYRRIGRTRAGELINLIRPNYEAALPKRRDKEHERMRPAALADLCTRLLLDTYAPAAVLINHNYECLYYLGPTDTYLKVASGHAVQNLLTMVREGVRTKLRSAVQRARQEKRRIVVSGGELKQNGEPFSFNIAAQPVQSDGEELLLVCFIDQPTPARRQDRQSAPGQSAQVAELEQELEATRLELQGAIHNLETSNDEQKATNEEALSVNEELQSTNEELLTSKEELQSLNEELTALNAQLQETLERQRILSNDLQNVLYSTDVATLFLDANLKIRFFTPTTKLLFSVIPGDVGRPLADLRSLAADDALLDDARLVLQERAPIEREIKAQSGAWYSRRIMPYRAQDDRIEGVVITFSDVTERHHSQQELEAAKRQAQQANLAKSRFLAAASHDLRQPLQSLVLLQGLLAKIVEGEKAKKLVARFDETLHSMSGMLNALLDINQIEAGKVRPEIVCFPINDLLHRLRAEFAYHAQTQQLSFRVVSCGLLVRSDPALLEQMIRNLLSNAFKYTRDGKILLGCRRRDGMLRIEIWDTGIGIPDAELLAIFDEYHQIDNAARERTRGLGLGLSIVQRLAGLLSHPIHVTSKLGKGSVFAIEVTVPTGECAPLPASDILGKIVDAAKEAPPTGAVLIIEDDPDVGGLLKLLLEDEGYRTSMASDGIGAFDSVERDGFLPDLILADYNLPGGMNGLEVAGSVRTRLQRQIPIIILTGDISTNVLKTIARQDCVQLTKPVDPGQLVQETRRLLADASFDKPAPALPPRLVEASADDERPIIFVVDDDTRLRETLRDVLEDNGWEVRDFESCERFLEEYRPERRGCLLLDAYLPGMNGLDLLQRLKDGGGHLSVIMITGAADVTMAVDAMKAGAFDFVEKPISGDDLLACVTRALEHGHDANELSAWHEAAAAHVAGLTPRQREIMDLVLAGHPSKNIAVDLGISQRTVENHRASIMKRMGAKSLPALARLALAATSKS from the coding sequence GTGTTAAAGCGATGGTCGCATCGAAAGCATGTCAGCAAGGAGGCCAAGTCACTGCCGAAAAAACCTATCACCTCGGAGCGACAGAAACCTCGCAGATCCGGTGATTTTCTGGTCGTCGGGATCGGCGCGTCGGCGGGCGGCCTCGACGCCTGTAAGAACTTCCTTGACAACCTTCCCGCTTCAGACCGCTTGGCGCTTATCCTGATTCAGCATCTCGATCCGACGCATGAAAGCATGATGGTCGATCTGCTCTCGTCGCATACGTCGATGCCGGTCGTGCAGGCCACGGATCACATGCCAATCGAGGCCAATCATCTCTATGTGATCCCGCCAGGCAAGTATCTCTCGGTGATAGAGGGGGGCTTGCGCCTCTCGCAGCCGCTTGCGCCTCATGGGGCGCGCCTCCCCTTCGACTATTTGCTGCTGTCGCTTGCTACGAATTTCGACTCGCGGGCCGTTTGCGTGGTTCTCTCGGGAACCGGCGCAGACGGCGCTCTCGGGTTGAAGGCAATCAAGGAGCACCGTGGCCATGTGATCGTGCAAGATCCGAAGGAAGCTGGATTTGACGGGATGCCGCGCAGCGCGATCATGACCGGCGATGTCGACCTGGTGCTTCCGGCGGCGAAGATCGGAGAAGCGCTCGTCGCATACGAGCTGGCCTTAGCAAACCCAATCAAGGAGGCTCGAGCCTCGCCAGCAAATCCAGACATCCTTTTGCAGATCGTCGAACTGTTGCGCACAAAGACCGCACACGATTTTACGCTCTACAAGCCGGGCACATTGGAGCGCCGAATCATTCGACGGATGGGGATGTCAGCAGGTAAAGCCGTCGAAATGACGCAGTATCTCGACCTGCTGCGCCGCGACGCCGGGGAACTCGATCTTCTCGCAAAGGACCTGCTCATCCATGTGACGAGCTTTTTTCGTGACCCACGGACCTTCGCATTGCTGGCGGAAAAGATTGTCCCTGAAATCGTCAGGAACCATGCGCCTGACCGGAACATTCGCATATGGATTGCAGGTTGTAGCACAGGTGAGGAAACCTATTCGCTCGCCATGCTCTTCCTCGAGCGGATCGCCGCTGAAAGCCGCAGTCTCAAGCTTCAAATATTCGCCTCGGACGTCGACCCCGACGCGGTCGCTAGCGCACGCGAGGGGATTTACCCTGAAACCATTGAGAAGGACGTTTCGACGGAACGTCTATCCCGCTTTTTCACACGAGAGGATCATTGCTACAGGGTGACGCCCGAGCTGCGCTCGATAGTGGTTTTTACGGTTCAGGATTTGCTTGCCGATCCTCCCTTCTCGCGTCTCGATCTCGTTTCATGTCGCAATCTTCTGATCTATTTGCGCCCGGAGGCGCAAGAGAAGGTGATTGCGCTGCTCCATTTCTCATTGCGGGAAGGGGGTGTCGTTCTCCTTGGGGCCGCTGAGACGATTGGTAGCGTAGACGGTCGCTTTGAGCCGATCTCCAAGGCCAATCGGATCTATCGACGCATCGGTCGAACCAGAGCGGGTGAGCTTATCAATCTGATACGACCGAATTATGAGGCCGCGCTCCCAAAACGCCGCGACAAGGAACACGAAAGGATGCGCCCGGCCGCCCTCGCCGATCTCTGTACGCGTTTGCTCCTCGACACCTACGCGCCAGCCGCCGTCTTGATAAATCACAATTACGAATGTCTCTATTATCTCGGCCCGACGGATACCTATCTGAAGGTCGCATCGGGGCATGCTGTTCAGAACCTGTTGACGATGGTGCGTGAGGGTGTGCGCACCAAGCTGAGGTCGGCGGTTCAGCGAGCTCGTCAGGAGAAGCGGCGCATCGTCGTCTCAGGCGGCGAGCTCAAGCAAAACGGAGAGCCGTTCTCATTCAATATCGCTGCGCAGCCGGTTCAGAGCGACGGAGAAGAGCTCCTGCTGGTTTGCTTCATCGATCAGCCTACGCCCGCACGCAGACAGGACAGGCAATCTGCGCCAGGACAAAGCGCACAAGTCGCCGAGCTGGAACAGGAGCTCGAAGCCACGAGGCTTGAGCTTCAAGGCGCCATTCACAATTTGGAGACGTCCAATGACGAGCAGAAGGCGACAAACGAAGAGGCGTTGTCCGTCAACGAAGAATTGCAGTCGACGAATGAGGAGCTGCTAACCTCCAAGGAGGAGTTGCAATCGCTCAATGAGGAGTTGACGGCGCTCAACGCGCAGCTCCAGGAGACATTGGAGCGCCAGCGCATCCTGTCGAACGATCTCCAAAACGTTCTCTATAGCACGGATGTGGCGACGCTTTTCCTCGACGCCAACCTCAAGATCCGCTTCTTCACGCCGACCACCAAGCTGCTGTTCAGCGTCATTCCCGGCGACGTCGGGCGGCCGCTGGCGGATCTGCGCTCTTTGGCGGCGGACGACGCGCTTCTCGACGACGCCCGATTGGTGCTGCAAGAGCGGGCGCCGATTGAACGGGAGATCAAGGCGCAGAGCGGCGCCTGGTATAGCCGCCGAATCATGCCGTATCGCGCCCAGGATGATCGCATCGAAGGCGTCGTCATCACTTTTTCCGATGTCACCGAACGGCATCATTCTCAGCAGGAACTGGAGGCTGCAAAGCGTCAGGCGCAACAGGCCAATCTGGCGAAATCGCGTTTTCTCGCCGCGGCGAGTCACGATCTGCGCCAGCCGCTACAATCCCTCGTGCTTCTTCAGGGCCTCTTGGCCAAGATCGTCGAAGGAGAGAAGGCGAAGAAATTGGTGGCGCGCTTCGACGAAACGCTACACTCAATGTCCGGCATGCTGAACGCGCTGCTCGACATCAACCAGATCGAGGCCGGCAAGGTGCGTCCGGAAATCGTCTGCTTTCCGATCAACGACCTTCTCCATCGATTGCGGGCGGAGTTCGCATATCACGCACAAACACAGCAACTTTCCTTCCGGGTGGTCTCTTGCGGGCTCTTGGTGCGCAGTGATCCGGCGCTGCTGGAGCAGATGATTCGCAATCTGCTCTCCAACGCCTTCAAATACACCCGAGACGGGAAGATATTGCTCGGCTGCCGACGGCGGGACGGAATGCTGCGCATCGAGATCTGGGATACGGGGATCGGCATTCCGGACGCTGAATTGCTCGCCATTTTTGACGAATATCATCAGATCGACAACGCTGCACGTGAGCGAACGCGAGGACTCGGCTTGGGGCTATCCATCGTGCAGCGCCTGGCTGGCCTCCTTAGTCATCCAATCCACGTCACCTCCAAACTTGGCAAGGGCTCTGTCTTCGCGATCGAGGTGACAGTCCCTACAGGTGAATGCGCGCCACTTCCAGCATCGGATATCCTTGGCAAGATTGTCGACGCCGCCAAAGAGGCTCCCCCGACAGGCGCTGTGCTGATCATCGAAGATGATCCGGATGTCGGAGGCCTCCTCAAGCTTCTCCTCGAAGACGAAGGTTATCGCACATCGATGGCCTCGGACGGAATTGGTGCATTCGACTCCGTTGAGCGCGACGGCTTTCTCCCTGATCTAATTCTTGCGGACTACAATCTTCCAGGCGGCATGAATGGGCTCGAAGTCGCGGGAAGCGTTCGAACCAGACTTCAGCGCCAGATCCCGATTATCATTCTGACGGGCGATATCTCGACGAATGTTTTGAAAACCATCGCGCGTCAGGATTGCGTTCAGCTCACCAAGCCTGTGGACCCTGGCCAGTTGGTGCAGGAAACTCGGCGACTGCTCGCCGACGCCTCTTTCGACAAGCCGGCGCCTGCCCTCCCGCCGCGCCTGGTCGAAGCAAGTGCAGATGATGAACGACCCATCATTTTCGTCGTCGACGACGACACGCGTCTTCGCGAGACGCTGCGGGACGTGCTCGAGGACAATGGATGGGAGGTCAGGGATTTCGAATCCTGTGAGCGTTTCCTCGAAGAGTATCGCCCGGAGCGACGCGGCTGCCTTCTGCTGGACGCCTACCTTCCCGGAATGAACGGGCTCGACCTGTTGCAACGCCTAAAAGACGGCGGAGGCCATTTGTCGGTCATTATGATCACCGGCGCGGCCGACGTGACGATGGCCGTCGACGCAATGAAGGCCGGAGCCTTTGATTTCGTCGAGAAGCCGATCAGCGGCGACGATCTGCTTGCCTGCGTCACGCGCGCGCTTGAACATGGGCACGATGCGAATGAATTGTCGGCGTGGCATGAGGCCGCCGCGGCTCACGTGGCCGGGCTGACGCCACGACAGCGCGAAATCATGGATTTGGTTCTCGCCGGGCACCCCAGCAAAAATATCGCCGTTGACCTCGGCATTAGCCAACGCACCGTCGAGAATCATCGGGCTTCAATCATGAAGAGGATGGGCGCTAAATCTCTTCCGGCATTGGCTCGCCTGGCGCTTGCGGCGACGTCGAAAAGTTAG
- a CDS encoding ANTAR domain-containing response regulator: MSALRILVIEDEPLLGELLAEMLETMGHEVCGVESTEAEAVAAAARCKPDLMIIDACLRDGSGVSAMDKICDAGFIPHFFVSGDISRIAASRRGAIAVQKPFRESDLATAIQLALEAVSP, encoded by the coding sequence ATGAGTGCGCTCCGGATCCTCGTCATCGAGGACGAACCTCTGCTCGGCGAGTTGCTTGCCGAAATGCTCGAAACGATGGGTCACGAGGTTTGCGGGGTTGAGAGCACCGAAGCGGAGGCTGTGGCTGCAGCGGCTCGCTGCAAGCCGGATTTGATGATCATCGATGCATGTCTTCGTGATGGAAGCGGCGTCTCGGCAATGGACAAAATATGCGACGCCGGCTTCATCCCTCATTTCTTTGTAAGTGGCGATATTTCGAGAATAGCAGCGTCGAGGCGTGGCGCGATTGCGGTTCAAAAGCCATTCCGTGAATCCGACCTCGCAACCGCGATTCAACTTGCGCTCGAAGCCGTGTCACCATGA
- a CDS encoding IS5 family transposase has protein sequence MWTRKQRGRMAKIARKTKRYPSDLTDEEWARIAPLMPKPGRRGRPREVEFREVINAVRYLVRSGCGWRMLPVHFGHWRTVYGWFRELARRFLFQTIHDVELMLDRERQGREASPSAAVIDSQSIKAPHAQTRGYDAGKKIVGRKRHIAVDADGRLLMVNLTTADISDSAGAQAILDAIRKRWPWVKHLFADAAYDRLKLMDKARYLEFVLEIIRRRDGQKGFEVLPRRWVVERTFGWMIRWRRLVRDYERRIDVSTAMIHVAMGGVLIRRNAHP, from the coding sequence ATGTGGACACGCAAGCAGCGGGGCCGGATGGCCAAGATCGCCCGTAAGACCAAGCGCTACCCGTCTGATCTGACGGATGAGGAGTGGGCGCGGATCGCGCCGCTGATGCCGAAGCCTGGGCGCCGCGGGCGTCCGCGGGAAGTCGAGTTCCGCGAAGTGATCAATGCGGTGCGCTATCTCGTGCGCTCGGGTTGCGGCTGGCGGATGCTGCCGGTGCATTTCGGTCATTGGCGAACCGTCTATGGCTGGTTTCGCGAGTTGGCGCGGCGTTTCCTGTTCCAGACGATTCATGACGTCGAGCTCATGCTCGATCGGGAGCGCCAGGGACGAGAAGCGAGCCCTTCGGCGGCGGTGATCGACAGCCAGTCGATCAAGGCCCCGCATGCGCAAACGCGGGGCTATGACGCGGGCAAGAAGATCGTCGGCCGCAAGCGCCATATCGCGGTCGACGCGGATGGGCGACTGCTGATGGTCAATCTGACGACCGCCGACATTTCCGACAGCGCCGGGGCGCAGGCGATCCTCGACGCCATCCGCAAGCGATGGCCATGGGTGAAGCATCTCTTCGCCGACGCCGCCTACGACCGACTGAAGTTGATGGACAAGGCCCGCTATCTCGAGTTCGTGCTCGAGATCATTCGTCGCCGCGATGGTCAGAAGGGTTTCGAAGTCCTGCCGCGTCGCTGGGTCGTCGAACGAACTTTCGGCTGGATGATCCGCTGGCGCAGGCTCGTAAGAGATTACGAGCGCCGCATCGACGTCTCAACAGCTATGATCCATGTCGCCATGGGCGGCGTTCTCATCCGCCGAAATGCGCACCCGTGA
- a CDS encoding DUF3309 family protein: MLGTIILVLLILMLVGALPNWPHSSSWGYAPSGTLGTLLIIVLVLVLLGKL; encoded by the coding sequence ATGCTCGGAACAATCATCCTTGTGCTCCTCATCCTCATGCTTGTCGGCGCCCTTCCCAATTGGCCGCATAGTTCGAGTTGGGGCTATGCGCCATCGGGAACATTGGGCACATTGCTTATCATTGTCCTCGTACTCGTTCTTCTTGGAAAACTTTAG
- a CDS encoding DUF3096 domain-containing protein has translation MSIGLSHLQPIVSLIAGILILIMPQLLNYIVAIFLIVSGILGLGLIN, from the coding sequence ATGTCAATAGGCCTATCACACCTTCAACCGATCGTTTCACTGATCGCCGGCATCCTCATTTTGATCATGCCGCAGTTGCTCAACTATATCGTTGCAATCTTTTTGATCGTCTCGGGCATATTGGGGCTAGGACTCATCAATTGA
- a CDS encoding CsbD family protein translates to MNSTTDKIKGAANEAAGAVKEAVGKAVGNPGLEIEGAGQKLKGEAQGAVADAKDAVKKLVDKV, encoded by the coding sequence ATGAACAGTACAACTGACAAGATCAAAGGCGCCGCGAATGAAGCCGCTGGCGCGGTCAAAGAGGCCGTCGGCAAGGCCGTCGGCAATCCGGGCCTCGAGATCGAGGGCGCCGGACAGAAGCTCAAGGGCGAAGCTCAAGGGGCTGTCGCCGACGCCAAGGATGCTGTGAAGAAGCTCGTCGACAAAGTCTGA
- a CDS encoding ABC transporter ATP-binding protein/permease, whose translation MNLIPAIAVNRWNKFFFDALQSKDQHLILLSIGLMLALALLSAMTSVALLQMRMNFQLRWREWLTRTLVRRWMERRRFYQLSVLRLVDNPEARIAEDGRIAIELFVDFATGVTNALLMAASFVSVLWFIGGSLTLWGMTIPGYLVIAVVIYSACTSYGMLLLGGPLVARAEAKAMAEADFRFELSHTRENAETIALIGGDDAERELHYNRFDQVATRWIAVIGRQARMLFLSSGNNVLAPVIPLMLGAPKYLAGELSLGDLMQAAAAFIQVQLALNWLADNSMRLADWFASARRVAALDLFFDNLDKLAISAEDKRIDLAFSDDSALHLCGLSIAQHDGTQMLADTDAVIRSGERILVKGESGAGKSTLIRAMAGLWPWGSGRILRPKDARIAFMPQQPYMPRGTLRDALDYPHDDTLPDAARIETILVACGLGHLVSRLDEEQSWSDVLSGGEQQQLGFARVLLRPPDIIIMDEPTSALDDLSQTRLMELLSEEAPRSTIIHAARRNVDKRFYDREIQLKSRPAERVREAAKGREAALSKASTILRESLPN comes from the coding sequence TTGAATCTCATCCCCGCCATCGCCGTGAACCGATGGAACAAGTTCTTCTTCGACGCGCTGCAAAGCAAGGATCAGCATCTGATCCTTCTCAGCATCGGCCTCATGTTGGCGCTTGCCTTGCTCTCCGCCATGACGAGCGTCGCCTTGTTGCAAATGCGCATGAATTTTCAGTTGCGCTGGCGCGAATGGCTGACGCGAACGCTTGTCAGGCGCTGGATGGAGCGACGCCGCTTCTATCAGCTCAGCGTGCTTCGGCTTGTCGATAATCCGGAAGCGCGGATCGCCGAGGATGGGCGGATCGCCATCGAGCTCTTTGTCGACTTCGCGACCGGCGTCACGAATGCGCTTCTTATGGCGGCCTCCTTTGTCAGCGTTTTGTGGTTCATCGGTGGTTCGCTGACGTTGTGGGGCATGACGATCCCCGGCTATCTCGTCATCGCCGTCGTGATCTATTCAGCATGCACCTCGTACGGAATGTTGCTTCTGGGAGGCCCGCTCGTCGCGCGCGCTGAGGCGAAGGCGATGGCTGAGGCGGATTTTCGTTTTGAACTTTCGCATACGCGCGAGAATGCGGAAACGATCGCCCTCATCGGCGGCGACGACGCCGAGCGAGAGCTCCACTACAATAGATTCGATCAAGTGGCCACACGCTGGATCGCAGTTATCGGCCGACAGGCCCGTATGCTGTTCTTGTCGAGCGGCAACAATGTTCTCGCGCCAGTCATCCCACTCATGCTTGGCGCCCCCAAATATCTCGCCGGGGAGTTGTCGCTCGGAGACCTTATGCAAGCCGCCGCGGCCTTTATACAGGTGCAGTTGGCCCTCAACTGGTTGGCCGACAATTCAATGCGCCTTGCAGACTGGTTCGCCTCGGCGCGGCGCGTCGCGGCCCTCGACCTCTTCTTCGACAATCTCGACAAGCTCGCCATCAGCGCCGAGGACAAGAGGATTGACCTCGCCTTCAGTGACGATAGCGCATTGCATCTGTGCGGGCTCTCCATCGCGCAGCATGACGGCACACAGATGCTGGCCGACACGGACGCCGTTATCAGGAGCGGCGAGAGAATCCTCGTGAAAGGAGAGTCCGGGGCCGGCAAGAGCACGCTGATCCGCGCGATGGCCGGGTTATGGCCCTGGGGCAGCGGGCGGATTCTTCGTCCGAAGGACGCCCGCATCGCGTTTATGCCGCAGCAGCCCTACATGCCCCGCGGCACGTTGCGGGACGCGCTCGACTATCCTCATGACGACACTCTGCCGGATGCCGCGCGGATCGAAACGATCCTTGTCGCCTGCGGGCTTGGTCATCTCGTATCGCGACTGGATGAGGAACAGAGCTGGTCCGATGTCCTTTCAGGCGGCGAGCAGCAACAGCTCGGCTTCGCACGCGTGTTGCTGAGGCCGCCCGACATCATCATCATGGATGAACCCACATCGGCCCTCGACGATCTCAGCCAGACCCGTCTGATGGAATTACTCAGTGAGGAAGCGCCGCGCTCGACCATCATTCATGCCGCACGACGCAATGTCGACAAACGCTTCTACGACCGCGAAATCCAGCTGAAGTCGAGACCGGCTGAGAGAGTCAGAGAAGCGGCGAAGGGCCGGGAGGCGGCGTTATCCAAGGCGTCGACGATATTGCGCGAGTCGCTGCCCAACTGA
- the rpoH gene encoding RNA polymerase sigma factor RpoH codes for MLTPLPMLSPEGGLTRYLREIRQLPMLEFAEEQTLAQRWRERKDSQAASALVSSHLRLVVKIAMGYRGNGLPIGELISEGNLGLMQAVARFEPERGFRLSTYARWWIRASIQQYVLRSWSIVRIGSSSNSKKLFFNLRRVKSCLSAYEDGDLKPEHVAMIAIRLGVRQKDVIEMNRRLGGDASLNAPISEREEGGGERQDWLVDARDNQEKVLVDHEEGDHRKISLRNALEVLNPRERRILEARRLTDLPLTLAILAAEFGVSRERVRQIEVRAFGKVQREIRALVARIEEPKADLRNAVFIPDVYAIHKNPQSPIRH; via the coding sequence ATGCTGACGCCCCTGCCCATGCTCTCTCCCGAAGGCGGACTCACGCGCTATCTGCGTGAGATCCGCCAACTCCCCATGCTCGAGTTCGCGGAAGAACAGACGTTGGCGCAACGGTGGCGTGAGCGGAAGGATTCGCAGGCCGCGAGCGCGCTCGTTAGCTCGCACCTGCGCCTCGTCGTCAAAATCGCGATGGGCTATCGCGGTAATGGTCTGCCAATCGGAGAGCTGATCTCAGAGGGCAATCTCGGCCTGATGCAAGCCGTCGCCCGATTTGAACCGGAACGCGGTTTTCGCCTCTCAACGTACGCGCGCTGGTGGATCCGGGCGTCGATTCAACAATATGTCCTGAGATCCTGGTCTATCGTAAGGATAGGCTCTAGCTCGAACAGCAAGAAGCTTTTCTTCAATCTCCGTCGGGTCAAGAGCTGCCTTTCGGCTTATGAAGATGGTGACCTCAAGCCGGAGCATGTCGCAATGATCGCCATCCGACTTGGCGTTCGTCAGAAGGACGTCATCGAGATGAACCGGCGTCTGGGAGGCGATGCTTCGCTTAATGCGCCAATTTCCGAACGGGAGGAAGGAGGCGGGGAAAGGCAAGACTGGCTTGTCGACGCCCGGGATAATCAGGAGAAGGTGCTCGTCGACCACGAAGAGGGCGACCACCGTAAAATCTCGCTGCGGAACGCGCTTGAGGTGCTGAATCCGCGGGAGCGTCGAATCCTGGAAGCCCGCAGGCTGACAGATCTACCTCTTACGCTTGCAATATTAGCCGCCGAATTTGGGGTCTCGCGGGAGAGGGTCCGCCAGATTGAGGTGCGAGCTTTTGGGAAAGTTCAGCGGGAAATTCGCGCTCTCGTTGCTCGTATCGAGGAACCGAAAGCGGATCTCCGAAACGCGGTCTTCATTCCAGACGTGTACGCGATCCACAAGAATCCCCAAAGTCCGATCCGGCACTAA